The following proteins are co-located in the Microbulbifer sp. VAAF005 genome:
- the secE gene encoding preprotein translocase subunit SecE, translated as MNAKTEAKTFRLDGLKWLLIVLLVGGAVAGNSYYAEFPLFYRVLAVTAICLVALVVAVNTAKGNALWQLLREAQTEVRRVVWPTRQEATQTTAIVVVFVLIMALILWALDSALGWAASKFIG; from the coding sequence ATGAATGCTAAAACAGAAGCGAAAACCTTTCGTCTTGACGGTCTGAAGTGGTTGTTAATAGTGCTGCTGGTGGGCGGTGCTGTTGCAGGCAATTCATATTACGCCGAATTCCCTTTGTTTTACCGAGTGTTGGCAGTAACTGCCATCTGTCTGGTAGCTCTGGTTGTGGCTGTAAATACCGCCAAAGGCAATGCGTTGTGGCAACTGTTGCGCGAAGCGCAAACTGAAGTCAGGCGTGTGGTTTGGCCGACCCGCCAAGAAGCAACCCAGACCACAGCGATTGTGGTTGTTTTCGTGTTGATTATGGCGCTTATCTTGTGGGCGCTTGATTCGGCTCTGGGTTGGGCGGCTTCCAAATTTATCGGCTAA
- the tuf gene encoding elongation factor Tu: MAKEKFERSKPHVNVGTIGHVDHGKTTLTAALTRVCAEVWGGDAVAFDGIDNAPEERERGITIATSHVEYESPTRHYAHVDCPGHADYVKNMITGAAQMDGAILVCSAADGPMPQTREHILLSRQVGVPYIVVFLNKADMVDDEELLELVEMEVRELLDQYEFPGDDTPIIVGSALMALNGEDDNEMGTTAVKKLVETLDEYIPEPERAVDQPFLMPIEDVFSISGRGTVVTGRVERGVINTGDEIEIVGIKETTTTTCTGVEMFRKLLDEGRAGENIGALLRGTKRDEVERGQVLAKPGSITPHTKFEAEVYVLSKDEGGRHTPFFKGYRPQFYFRTTDVTGAVELPEGTEMVMPGDNIQMVVTLIAPIAMEDGLRFAIREGGRTVGAGVVAKIIE; the protein is encoded by the coding sequence ATGGCAAAAGAAAAGTTTGAACGTTCCAAGCCCCACGTGAACGTGGGCACCATCGGTCACGTTGACCACGGTAAAACCACCCTGACCGCTGCTCTGACCCGCGTATGTGCGGAAGTTTGGGGCGGTGACGCTGTTGCTTTCGACGGTATCGACAATGCACCGGAAGAGCGTGAGCGCGGTATCACCATCGCTACTTCTCACGTTGAGTACGAGTCCCCGACTCGCCACTACGCGCACGTAGATTGCCCGGGACACGCCGACTACGTTAAGAACATGATCACCGGTGCTGCTCAGATGGACGGCGCTATCCTGGTATGTTCCGCAGCTGACGGCCCCATGCCGCAGACTCGTGAGCACATCCTGCTTTCCCGTCAGGTAGGTGTACCTTACATCGTTGTATTCCTGAACAAAGCGGACATGGTAGACGACGAAGAGCTGCTCGAGCTGGTAGAAATGGAAGTTCGCGAACTTCTGGACCAGTACGAGTTCCCAGGTGACGACACTCCGATCATCGTTGGTTCCGCTCTGATGGCCCTGAACGGCGAAGACGACAACGAAATGGGTACTACCGCTGTTAAGAAGCTGGTAGAGACTCTGGACGAGTACATCCCTGAGCCAGAGCGCGCTGTAGATCAGCCGTTCCTGATGCCGATCGAAGACGTATTCTCTATCTCTGGCCGTGGTACTGTTGTAACTGGTCGTGTAGAGCGCGGTGTGATCAACACTGGCGACGAGATCGAAATCGTTGGTATCAAAGAAACCACCACTACTACCTGTACTGGTGTTGAAATGTTCCGCAAGCTGCTCGACGAAGGTCGTGCTGGTGAGAACATCGGCGCACTGCTGCGCGGCACCAAGCGTGACGAAGTAGAGCGTGGTCAGGTACTGGCTAAGCCGGGCTCCATCACTCCGCACACCAAGTTCGAAGCGGAAGTGTATGTACTGTCCAAGGACGAAGGTGGTCGTCACACCCCGTTCTTCAAAGGCTACCGTCCTCAGTTCTACTTCCGTACTACCGACGTAACTGGTGCGGTAGAGCTGCCGGAAGGCACTGAAATGGTAATGCCGGGCGACAACATTCAAATGGTTGTTACCCTGATCGCTCCGATCGCCATGGAAGACGGCCTGCGCTTCGCTATCCGCGAAGGTGGTCGTACCGTAGGTGCGGGCGTTGTTGCTAAGATCATTGAGTAA
- a CDS encoding SPOR domain-containing protein — translation MRWIALSLVALNAVLFAWYMLVAPSPQLSSGKSPIPLESEGKKITLVSEISPEELPAPEKAGVLSKESFEVEQLCTLLGPFAEEYQGEDLLQRIRSLQVKAELRDIEMQGQMRYWVYLPPLSSRREAYNRLRELQSQGIDSYVIPKGALENGISFGIFSERARAESHTAVLKERGLPRSSRRSRKPIWSGG, via the coding sequence ATGCGCTGGATAGCCCTTTCTTTAGTTGCCCTGAACGCTGTGCTTTTTGCCTGGTATATGTTGGTAGCGCCATCTCCGCAGTTAAGTAGCGGCAAGAGCCCGATCCCTCTCGAGTCGGAGGGAAAGAAAATTACCCTCGTTAGCGAAATATCCCCTGAAGAGCTGCCTGCTCCAGAGAAGGCTGGGGTACTGAGTAAGGAGTCCTTTGAGGTTGAGCAGCTTTGTACGTTGTTGGGGCCTTTCGCGGAGGAGTACCAGGGCGAGGATCTCTTGCAGCGAATCCGGTCCCTTCAGGTTAAAGCCGAACTGCGTGATATAGAAATGCAGGGGCAGATGCGCTACTGGGTATATCTGCCGCCACTGAGTTCGAGGCGGGAGGCCTACAACCGCTTGCGTGAACTACAGTCTCAGGGGATCGACAGCTATGTCATTCCCAAAGGCGCATTGGAAAATGGCATTTCATTTGGGATTTTCAGTGAGCGAGCCCGAGCTGAGTCCCATACCGCCGTTTTGAAGGAGAGGGGGTTACCGCGCAGTTCAAGGAGGAGCCGCAAACCTATATGGAGCGGTGGATAG
- a CDS encoding type III pantothenate kinase: MGGNLVAGAGVILELDVGNTRGKWRYLVEGEVIARGDIETGQLRQQVLPEGWADLTPYRFRVVNVAGPVVAEFLSQVARDLFTLEAEFSAVAPQCAGVICGYEDHSALGVDRWLAMLAAYQQSPRASLIVDCGSAVTLDLLDNSGRHIGGYIVPGFGLMNRVLSVDTHAAKSREALALTKTLGAGRNTNEAINRGLLLMVLGAVDRAMEELQVHSGSLPLLWLTGGDAQLLSAVYQHEHRLVPDLVMDGLALSNP, from the coding sequence ATGGGGGGAAATCTCGTTGCGGGGGCAGGTGTGATTCTAGAGCTGGATGTCGGCAATACACGGGGTAAGTGGCGCTACCTGGTCGAAGGCGAGGTGATAGCCCGTGGTGATATCGAAACTGGGCAGTTGCGCCAGCAGGTTTTGCCTGAGGGTTGGGCAGACTTAACCCCCTACCGTTTTCGGGTAGTGAATGTCGCCGGTCCCGTTGTTGCTGAATTCTTGAGTCAGGTGGCCCGAGACCTGTTCACACTGGAGGCTGAATTCTCTGCAGTGGCACCTCAATGTGCCGGCGTTATCTGTGGGTATGAAGACCACTCCGCCCTGGGGGTGGATCGGTGGCTGGCAATGTTGGCGGCCTACCAGCAATCTCCCCGAGCATCATTAATTGTGGATTGCGGCAGTGCGGTCACCTTAGATTTGCTGGACAATAGCGGGCGCCACATTGGGGGATATATCGTTCCCGGTTTCGGATTGATGAATCGCGTTCTCAGTGTCGATACCCATGCAGCAAAGAGTCGTGAGGCACTGGCCCTGACAAAAACATTGGGCGCGGGACGCAATACCAATGAGGCGATAAACCGTGGCCTCTTGCTGATGGTGTTGGGTGCGGTTGATCGAGCAATGGAAGAATTGCAGGTCCACTCCGGTTCCCTCCCTTTATTGTGGTTAACCGGTGGAGATGCGCAGTTGCTCTCCGCAGTTTACCAGCACGAACATCGCCTGGTTCCTGATTTGGTGATGGATGGGTTGGCCCTTAGTAATCCATAA
- a CDS encoding biotin--[acetyl-CoA-carboxylase] ligase — protein MQDVTAKTPLEQLRPVLELLADGEIHSGESLGNALGVSRAAVWKQLQKLESYGLTLESAKGRGYRLPGGLDLLSEQTVTSQLDGSARALLRELQVFDELNSTNSLLLERFEQGKGHAVAILAERQSAGRGRRGRNWVSPYATSISLSVGWEFNGGVQSLEGLSLAVGVAVAKALERFSVPGVRLKWPNDVWCQGRKLAGVLLELKGDLTDRCSVVIGIGLNNGLNAKTAEEIDQPWADLQQVRPGIGRSELTAAILSELLPMLETYPEGGSPLTGNHGQP, from the coding sequence TTGCAGGACGTCACCGCAAAAACACCATTAGAACAGCTTCGCCCGGTGCTGGAGCTTCTGGCGGATGGGGAAATACACTCGGGAGAATCCCTCGGGAATGCGCTTGGTGTCAGCCGAGCCGCTGTTTGGAAACAACTACAAAAGCTCGAGAGCTACGGCCTGACGCTTGAGTCTGCTAAGGGGCGAGGTTATCGCTTGCCGGGAGGTCTCGACCTGCTATCTGAGCAGACTGTTACCTCTCAGCTGGATGGTTCAGCCCGAGCGCTACTGCGCGAGTTGCAGGTTTTTGATGAGTTGAATTCAACGAACTCCCTGTTACTGGAACGTTTTGAACAAGGTAAGGGACACGCTGTAGCGATTCTCGCCGAGCGGCAAAGTGCCGGTCGGGGCCGCCGTGGTCGCAACTGGGTCAGCCCCTATGCCACAAGTATCAGCCTCTCAGTGGGCTGGGAGTTTAATGGCGGTGTACAAAGCCTGGAGGGGTTGAGTCTTGCCGTCGGTGTTGCTGTGGCAAAAGCGCTCGAGCGTTTTTCTGTACCGGGCGTGCGCCTGAAGTGGCCAAATGATGTGTGGTGCCAGGGCCGTAAATTGGCCGGTGTATTACTTGAGCTAAAAGGGGATTTAACCGACCGCTGTTCAGTGGTTATCGGTATCGGGTTGAATAATGGTCTCAACGCAAAGACAGCAGAGGAGATTGATCAACCATGGGCAGATCTCCAGCAAGTCCGTCCTGGTATTGGCCGCAGTGAATTAACTGCGGCGATACTCAGCGAGCTGTTACCGATGCTGGAAACTTACCCGGAAGGGGGTTCGCCACTTACCGGGAATCATGGTCAACCCTAG
- the alr gene encoding alanine racemase: MSDFREGLLSINLRSIADNYQDLANRLKAGSRCGAVVKADAYGLGMAHVAPALYAQGCRDFFVATQVEGERLRSDLGNDVNIVIFTGVRPGAELECARAGLIPTLFTLDQLKSWVEICEKAQLEAPCAVKIDTGMTRLGLTPDEFELLLKDRPLLESADVRMFFSHLACADQPQHPHNKLQLNEFKTAGDRLRELCPDIQLSLANSSGIFLGEDYHFDIARPGSALYGLNPVPEAENPMRPTVTLGLPIVQKRYVSQSRSVGYGATQEVPGDSWLAVARGGYADGIIRAQGGRGRGWGHGRPLPIVGRISMDSTTFDISGLSEEERDSLQSIEILNDQLTVDEVAGYAGTIGYEVLTSLGHRYGRHYVKG, encoded by the coding sequence ATGAGTGACTTTCGTGAAGGGTTATTAAGTATCAACCTGAGGTCTATAGCAGATAACTATCAGGATCTGGCTAATCGCTTGAAAGCCGGCTCCCGGTGCGGTGCTGTGGTTAAAGCGGATGCTTACGGCTTGGGAATGGCTCATGTTGCACCGGCGCTATACGCTCAGGGATGCCGCGATTTCTTTGTGGCCACCCAAGTCGAGGGGGAGCGCTTGCGCAGTGACCTCGGCAACGATGTGAATATAGTCATTTTTACCGGTGTCAGGCCTGGTGCTGAACTAGAGTGCGCTCGCGCGGGTTTGATCCCCACATTGTTTACTCTGGATCAATTGAAGAGCTGGGTTGAAATCTGCGAGAAAGCTCAGTTGGAGGCCCCTTGCGCCGTAAAAATTGATACCGGCATGACTCGGCTGGGATTGACCCCAGATGAGTTCGAATTGCTGCTCAAGGACCGCCCTCTCTTAGAGTCCGCCGATGTTCGGATGTTCTTCAGTCATCTTGCCTGTGCAGATCAGCCCCAGCATCCGCATAACAAGCTTCAGTTGAACGAGTTTAAGACCGCGGGCGATCGCTTGCGGGAACTGTGCCCGGATATTCAGCTCAGCCTTGCGAACTCATCCGGCATCTTTTTGGGTGAGGACTATCACTTTGATATTGCCCGACCGGGCTCCGCACTATACGGCCTTAACCCTGTCCCTGAGGCTGAAAACCCGATGCGTCCAACGGTGACTTTGGGCTTGCCAATTGTCCAAAAGCGCTATGTCAGTCAGTCCCGGTCTGTGGGGTATGGTGCGACCCAGGAAGTTCCCGGAGATAGTTGGCTTGCGGTAGCTCGGGGTGGATATGCCGATGGCATTATACGAGCCCAAGGGGGGCGGGGGCGCGGATGGGGGCACGGCCGCCCTCTGCCAATTGTCGGGCGTATATCAATGGACTCTACCACTTTCGATATTTCGGGTCTCAGTGAAGAGGAGCGGGACTCCCTTCAGTCGATCGAGATTCTCAATGACCAGCTTACGGTGGATGAGGTCGCTGGGTATGCCGGGACTATCGGTTATGAAGTCCTGACGAGCCTCGGGCATCGCTATGGCCGCCATTATGTAAAAGGTTGA
- a CDS encoding ABC transporter permease — protein sequence MKFLNLLFTPAMSALLKKESLEVWRDRRALYLSLLFAISFPGMIASMTLFMFKSQGERTFQLALLGGQDLPVLEQQLSKGRVELDSLSEGDPIALLDEGYDAVVKIDEGFSTDYRNFRSPKVYLYVDSSDRFSGQGASHVQQKLGELQQLIVQQRMVARGVPLKTIAPWQVQVRDVSTPSTRSAWIVGSIPTLLIMTLFIGCLSSSIDASAGERERMSFEVLLQQPLAAWQVVLAKVLAVASISWLSSILALVSLMAVFPFLPLAEMGIQHATTLSGMVAMALALLPLALLVAVLQILLALRSQSFKDAQTQLSILQILPVTMLLILDMSSIELEEPAWQLVPLVAQQQWFKALLVGDTVSISLMIAGSLVSLLLVVGCILGGARALQRESLLGAT from the coding sequence ATGAAATTTTTAAACCTATTATTTACTCCCGCCATGTCTGCTCTTCTGAAGAAGGAGTCTTTAGAGGTTTGGCGTGACCGGCGAGCACTGTATTTATCTTTGCTGTTTGCCATTTCATTTCCCGGAATGATCGCATCGATGACTCTGTTTATGTTTAAGTCCCAAGGGGAGAGGACATTTCAGCTAGCGTTGTTAGGCGGGCAGGATTTACCAGTATTAGAGCAGCAGCTGAGTAAAGGGCGGGTGGAACTGGATAGCCTGTCAGAAGGGGACCCGATAGCTTTACTTGATGAAGGTTACGATGCAGTTGTGAAAATTGATGAAGGTTTTTCTACCGATTATCGCAATTTCCGCAGCCCCAAGGTTTATTTGTATGTTGATAGCTCCGATCGTTTCAGCGGGCAAGGCGCGAGTCATGTTCAACAAAAGCTGGGTGAGCTACAACAGCTCATTGTTCAACAAAGAATGGTCGCTAGGGGAGTCCCACTAAAAACAATAGCACCCTGGCAAGTCCAGGTCAGGGATGTCAGTACCCCGTCTACCCGCAGTGCCTGGATTGTTGGTTCAATACCGACACTCTTGATAATGACGCTGTTTATAGGTTGCCTGTCCTCGTCCATTGATGCCTCTGCCGGTGAGCGGGAGAGAATGAGTTTTGAGGTATTACTGCAACAACCTCTGGCCGCCTGGCAGGTGGTCCTGGCCAAGGTTCTCGCTGTAGCCAGTATCAGTTGGTTATCTTCAATTCTCGCGTTAGTTTCGCTAATGGCTGTTTTTCCATTTTTGCCCTTGGCTGAAATGGGGATACAACATGCAACTACGCTGAGTGGCATGGTTGCTATGGCGCTAGCCCTGCTCCCACTGGCTCTATTGGTTGCCGTACTGCAAATATTGTTAGCGTTGCGTTCCCAGTCATTTAAAGATGCCCAAACTCAATTGAGTATATTGCAGATTTTACCTGTCACTATGTTGTTAATATTGGATATGTCATCCATAGAGCTAGAGGAGCCTGCCTGGCAGTTGGTCCCGCTGGTCGCGCAACAGCAGTGGTTTAAGGCTCTACTGGTTGGGGATACGGTCTCCATATCTCTGATGATCGCTGGCTCACTAGTCAGCCTTTTGTTGGTTGTTGGGTGTATATTAGGCGGTGCCCGAGCGCTGCAGCGAGAGAGTCTGCTCGGAGCTACCTAG
- a CDS encoding ATP-binding cassette domain-containing protein encodes MIAVKSIHKQFSGKKVLKDLNFNIPDGQITALLGANGAGKTTCLRIITGLVKPDEGTVIVSGLNVAEKPLEIKRQLGVVGDREGLYERLTVAEYLSFFASAQGLFGAELKRALNSVREELELEDLWQRRTKGFSQGERMKVSLARALVHRPTHLILDEPTRGLDVLAARLLRKTLLRLRSEGVAILFSSHIMAEVTELSDRVLVMANGAIVDSGTPDELVERTGCKNLEDSFVTLAYGVKGEVMA; translated from the coding sequence ATGATTGCTGTTAAATCTATTCACAAGCAATTCTCTGGAAAGAAAGTACTCAAAGACCTGAATTTCAATATACCTGATGGCCAAATAACCGCTTTGCTGGGGGCTAATGGAGCCGGTAAAACTACATGCCTCAGAATTATAACGGGGTTGGTAAAACCGGATGAAGGTACAGTAATTGTTAGTGGGCTTAATGTGGCCGAAAAGCCATTAGAAATAAAGCGGCAATTGGGCGTTGTCGGCGATCGTGAAGGCTTGTATGAACGACTTACTGTAGCGGAGTACTTATCATTTTTTGCCAGTGCGCAGGGATTATTTGGGGCAGAGCTTAAGCGCGCATTGAATTCTGTTCGAGAAGAGCTGGAATTAGAAGATTTGTGGCAACGTCGGACAAAAGGCTTTTCCCAGGGGGAGAGAATGAAAGTGTCGCTGGCGCGGGCACTAGTTCACCGGCCTACGCATTTGATACTCGATGAACCGACTCGCGGGCTTGATGTCCTTGCAGCGAGACTGCTGCGGAAAACACTTCTGCGGTTGCGCTCTGAGGGCGTAGCCATTTTATTTTCCAGCCATATTATGGCTGAAGTTACTGAGTTGTCAGATAGAGTATTGGTGATGGCTAACGGTGCTATTGTCGATAGTGGTACCCCCGATGAGCTTGTAGAACGCACAGGCTGTAAAAACCTGGAAGATAGTTTCGTCACTCTGGCTTACGGGGTTAAAGGGGAGGTGATGGCATGA
- a CDS encoding alpha/beta fold hydrolase: MVWIQRSIFAISLFIGLSPAVAEERKENNFESCYLDGWSHALRCTKIPVGEGEAAVDLAVMIAPAVNDIGLEPLYLLAGGPGQAASYLTPILNALYKVNQSRAIVLVDRRGSGYSAALDCGIDGEVHMDLEAVTDQFSTCYLENSSFAKALHSRQAVDDLEEVRLQLRHKKIALWGGSWGTRTALLYQQWYPESLSVLILDAVAPIDSKVFLTAQAAEKALLKLEKDCSQDPVCSEFGDWRSDLDSLLRDWDGRAANFPDPHSGRTMETRVPRSFIQNLIRTALYAPETAAQLPYAISQAEDGNYLPLSGLVGLLSDDGSMSLGLTLSVACAEELNRTTEEELAVDIRDSFLGDAFFEIFAEGCKVWPVSPITYEVPEERNHPVLIISGEADPITPHYYAEQSLGYLSELKQVVVPGGGHINSMRGCIPKLIDDFLKSPLASLDSDCIADIQRPPFMAGAFGPEIDKAVSSELLSSQGDNK; this comes from the coding sequence GTGGTTTGGATACAGAGGTCGATCTTCGCGATCAGCTTGTTTATAGGGCTATCTCCAGCAGTTGCAGAAGAGAGAAAAGAGAATAACTTCGAGTCCTGCTACCTGGACGGCTGGAGCCATGCTCTGCGCTGTACAAAGATACCGGTTGGTGAAGGAGAAGCTGCAGTAGACCTAGCGGTAATGATAGCCCCAGCAGTTAATGACATTGGGCTGGAGCCACTTTATTTACTGGCCGGCGGCCCCGGCCAGGCAGCCAGTTATCTGACCCCGATTCTAAATGCCTTATATAAAGTTAATCAGAGTAGGGCGATCGTTCTTGTCGATAGACGCGGTTCGGGTTACTCGGCAGCACTTGACTGTGGGATCGACGGAGAAGTCCATATGGATCTGGAGGCGGTCACCGATCAATTCTCAACTTGCTACCTTGAAAACTCTTCCTTTGCGAAAGCCCTGCATAGCCGTCAAGCGGTTGATGATCTGGAGGAAGTGCGCCTCCAGTTGAGGCATAAAAAAATTGCTTTGTGGGGAGGTTCTTGGGGAACTCGCACCGCGCTTCTTTACCAGCAATGGTATCCCGAAAGTTTAAGTGTCCTGATCCTGGATGCTGTAGCCCCGATTGATTCAAAAGTTTTTCTTACTGCGCAAGCTGCTGAAAAGGCGCTGCTAAAACTGGAGAAAGACTGCAGTCAGGATCCGGTGTGCTCCGAATTTGGCGATTGGAGATCTGACCTGGATAGCTTGCTTAGGGACTGGGATGGAAGGGCAGCGAATTTCCCGGACCCTCACTCTGGTCGCACAATGGAAACAAGAGTTCCTCGTAGCTTCATACAAAACCTGATAAGGACCGCGCTCTACGCACCTGAAACGGCAGCGCAGTTACCATATGCTATTAGCCAGGCTGAGGACGGTAATTATTTACCGCTATCGGGGTTGGTTGGACTTTTATCTGATGATGGAAGTATGTCTTTGGGGCTCACCTTATCAGTTGCTTGCGCTGAAGAATTAAATCGCACTACAGAGGAAGAGCTGGCTGTAGATATTCGCGATAGCTTTTTAGGTGATGCTTTTTTTGAGATTTTTGCTGAGGGTTGCAAGGTGTGGCCCGTATCTCCTATCACTTACGAAGTCCCGGAAGAAAGAAATCATCCTGTGTTAATTATTTCCGGGGAAGCTGACCCTATTACCCCACATTATTATGCGGAACAAAGCTTGGGGTATCTTTCAGAATTAAAACAGGTAGTGGTTCCAGGTGGTGGACATATCAATAGTATGCGCGGTTGTATACCAAAGCTAATAGATGATTTTCTAAAATCTCCACTTGCTTCTTTAGATAGTGATTGTATTGCGGATATTCAAAGACCACCTTTTATGGCGGGTGCTTTTGGACCTGAAATTGATAAAGCGGTATCCAGTGAGTTGCTATCGAGCCAAGGGGATAACAAATGA
- the tyrS gene encoding tyrosine--tRNA ligase — protein sequence MAGVDMTLLEDLDRRGLINQATGDGELTQHLSESRTLYCGFDPTADSLHIGSLVPLLTLKRFQAAGHKPIALVGGATGLIGDPSFKAQERSLNTPDIVAGWVDKLKSQVSQFINFDCGENSAIVANNLDWTRDLNVLDFLRDVGKHFSVNNMVNKESVKQRIQREGEGISFTEFSYMLLQSMDFSELYKLHDCTLQIGGSDQWGNITGGVDLTRRQHRGKVFGLTLPLVTKADGTKFGKTESGTIWLDPKRTSPYAFYQFWLNTADADVYKFLRYFTFLSVDEIEAIETADRERAGRPEAQGVLAREVTRLVHGEEGLVAAERISRALFSGDIADLSAGDLEQLRLDGLPSSVLPKDFGEQSLINLLVDAGMAPSGKPVKDALGRNAVLVNGEAVGMSANAEPASVFCRDKAMSDSYFIVRLGKKKYHLFTLEG from the coding sequence ATGGCTGGGGTCGACATGACACTGCTTGAAGACTTGGACCGTCGCGGATTAATTAATCAAGCGACTGGTGACGGCGAACTGACGCAGCATTTGTCGGAGAGTCGAACCCTGTATTGCGGTTTTGATCCCACTGCAGACTCCCTTCATATAGGCAGTCTAGTACCGTTGCTGACCTTGAAGAGGTTTCAGGCGGCAGGGCATAAACCAATTGCACTGGTTGGCGGTGCCACGGGGCTGATTGGTGACCCTTCTTTTAAGGCTCAGGAGCGCAGTTTGAATACCCCCGATATTGTTGCGGGTTGGGTAGACAAGCTGAAAAGCCAGGTTTCCCAATTTATCAATTTCGATTGTGGGGAAAATAGTGCCATTGTCGCCAATAACCTTGACTGGACTCGCGACCTCAATGTGCTCGATTTCCTGCGCGATGTCGGCAAGCATTTCTCTGTTAACAATATGGTTAACAAAGAGTCCGTTAAGCAGCGTATCCAGCGTGAAGGTGAAGGTATTTCCTTTACTGAGTTTTCCTACATGTTGCTCCAATCGATGGACTTTTCCGAGCTGTATAAGCTGCACGATTGCACCTTGCAGATTGGTGGTTCCGACCAGTGGGGCAATATTACCGGTGGTGTCGACCTGACCCGCCGCCAGCATCGCGGTAAGGTATTCGGTCTGACATTGCCTCTGGTGACCAAGGCGGATGGCACCAAGTTTGGTAAAACTGAGAGCGGCACTATTTGGCTGGACCCGAAACGTACAAGCCCTTATGCCTTTTACCAGTTCTGGCTAAATACTGCTGATGCGGACGTTTATAAGTTTCTGCGCTACTTTACTTTCCTCAGTGTGGATGAAATTGAGGCGATAGAGACCGCAGACCGCGAGCGTGCTGGTAGGCCTGAAGCCCAGGGAGTCCTCGCCCGTGAAGTCACTCGATTGGTACACGGTGAGGAAGGCCTGGTAGCAGCTGAGCGCATCTCTCGAGCGCTCTTTTCTGGAGACATTGCCGATTTGTCTGCAGGTGACTTGGAGCAGTTGCGCCTGGATGGCCTGCCTTCATCGGTACTTCCGAAAGACTTCGGTGAACAGAGCCTGATCAACTTACTGGTCGATGCGGGTATGGCGCCTTCGGGCAAGCCGGTTAAGGATGCTTTGGGTCGCAATGCGGTGTTGGTAAATGGTGAGGCAGTTGGCATGAGCGCCAATGCAGAGCCCGCATCTGTTTTTTGTCGTGATAAAGCGATGAGCGATAGCTACTTTATTGTTCGCTTAGGCAAGAAAAAATATCATCTGTTCACCCTTGAGGGTTGA